Proteins encoded together in one Solanum lycopersicum chromosome 7, SLM_r2.1 window:
- the LOC101245966 gene encoding DEAD-box ATP-dependent RNA helicase 17 isoform X3 has translation MVLLVYEILQKLLHRFHWIVPGYIMGGESRNKEKARLRKGISILVATPGRLLDHLKNTSSFLHTNLRWIIFDEADRILELGYGKEIEDILNILGSKQQKSVGKGNTTSQISEVQRQNVLLSATLNEKVNHLAEISLDNPVMVGLDKKIELQLTHQDVKPMEFNGNDILGKDGKLLSSSTEEYKLPTQLLQRYIKVPCGSRLVVLLAILKHLFEKEPSQKVVVFFSTCDAVDFHYSLVSGFQWLSRQQSDTDVKQLFLKCNTFRLHGNMNHEDRRTTFHAFKTEKSALLLSTDVAARGLDFPKVRCIIQYDPPGEATEYVHRVGRTARIGEKGDSLLFLQPVETDYLPGLEKHGVTLTEYPLQKLLDSFPLFGIRYHPKNFVSVDTHPWVVSLQKALESFTSSELKMKKIAQNAFCSWVRAYTAHRGELKGIFMVKKLHLGHVARSFALKEQPSLVNKSLQKQTKKRMRDQKQTNVSKKRKVGKR, from the exons ATGGTACTTTTG GTATATGAGATCTTGCAGAAGTTGTTGCATCGTTTTCACTGGATTGTTCCTGGATATATTATGGGAGGGGAAAGCAGGAACAAAGAGAAAGCTAGATTGCGAAAAG GTATATCTATTCTTGTTGCAACTCCTGGACGGCTTttggatcacctaaaaaatacATCATCATTCTTGCACACAAACCTGCGCTGGATAATTTTTGATGAAGCAGACAG AATTCTGGAGCTTGGATATGGTAAAGAGATTGAAGACATACTTAATATTCTGGgctcaaaacaacaaaaatctgTTGGCAAGGGTAACACAACTTCACAGATTTCTGAGGTTCAGAGACAAAATGTGTTGTTATCTGCTACATTAAACGAGAAAGTAAATCATCTCGCGGAAATTAGTTTAGATAACCCCGTGATGGTTGGGCTTGACAAGAAAATAGAGCTACAATTAACTCATCAAGACGTCAAACCAATGGAATTTAATGGGAATGATATATTAGGAAAAGATGGCAAACTACTGAGCTCTTCAACTGAAGAATATAAGCTTCCGACTCAGCTACTTCAGAGATATATTAAAG TCCCCTGTGGTTCACGGCTTGTAGTGCTTCTTGCAATTCTAAAACATCTGTTTGAGAAGGAACCTTCCCAGAAG GTTGTGGTGTTCTTTTCAACATGTGATGCTGTagattttcattattcattggTGAGTGGATTTCAGTGGCTCTCTCGTCAGCAATCAGATACAGATGTCAAACAGCTGTTTTTGAAATGCAACACATTTCGGTTACATGGGAATATGAATCACGAAGACAGAAGAACTACATTCCATGCTTTTAAAACAGAAAAATCAGCACTTCTGCTATCCACTGATGTTGCTGCTAGGGGCTTGGACTTTCCAAAAGTTAGGTGTATTATACAGTATGATCCTCCAGGAGAGGCAACTGAATATGTGCATCG GGTAGGAAGAACCGCTCGTATAGGTGAAAAGGGAGATTCCTTATTGTTCCTACAGCCAGTTGAAACTGATTACTTGCCTGGCTTAGAGAAACACGGGGTGACGCTAACAGAGTATCCCCTTCAGAAACTTTTGGATAGCTTTCCGTTGTTTGGTATCAGGTACCACCCGAAGAATTTTGTTTCAGTAGACACACATCCCTGGGTTGTTTCTCTGCAGAAAGCATTGGAATCCTTTACTTCATCAGAG ttaaagatgaagaaaataGCACAGAATGCATTTTGCTCATGGGTTCGTGCTTACACTGCCCATCGTGGTGAACTTAAAGGAATTTTTATGGTGAAGAAACTTCACTTGGGGCATGTGGCAAGAAGTTTTGCATTGAAGGAGCAGCCGTCATTGGTTAATAAATCCCTCcaaaaacaaacaaagaaaaggATGAGAGACCAGAAACAGACAAACGtatcaaaaaagagaaaagtcgGAAAAAGATGA
- the LOC101245966 gene encoding DEAD-box ATP-dependent RNA helicase 17 isoform X2 — translation MELNLNKRKKQKTDNSSTGNSEVFASCTFESLGLHTTLCDQLKERLGFEAPTLVQAQAIPVILSGRHVLVNAATGTGKTVAYLAPVIHQLQKCDPRIQRSDGTFALVLVPTHELCMQVYEILQKLLHRFHWIVPGYIMGGESRNKEKARLRKGISILVATPGRLLDHLKNTSSFLHTNLRWIIFDEADRILELGYGKEIEDILNILGSKQQKSVGKGNTTSQISEVQRQNVLLSATLNEKVNHLAEISLDNPVMVGLDKKIELQLTHQDVKPMEFNGNDILGKDGKLLSSSTEEYKLPTQLLQRYIKVPCGSRLVVLLAILKHLFEKEPSQKVVVFFSTCDAVDFHYSLVSGFQWLSRQQSDTDVKQLFLKCNTFRLHGNMNHEDRRTTFHAFKTEKSALLLSTDVAARGLDFPKVRCIIQYDPPGEATEYVHRVGRTARIGEKGDSLLFLQPVETDYLPGLEKHGVTLTEYPLQKLLDSFPLFGIRYHPKNFVSVDTHPWVVSLQKALESFTSSEIAPLSMLCYC, via the exons ATGGAGCTAAACCTTAACAAGAGGAAAAAGCAAAAGACTGACAACAGCTCAACCGGCAACTCTGAGGTTTTCGCTTCTTGCACTTTCGAAAGTCTCGGTCTTCACACTACCTTATGCGATCAGCTCAAAG AGAGGCTTGGATTCGAGGCTCCAACTCTTGTTCAAGCTCAAGCAATTCCTGTTATACTCTCTGGTCGACATGT GCTAGTGAATGCGGCTACCGGAACGGGGAAAACTGTGGCTTATTTGGCTCCAGTAATTCATCAGTTGCAGAAGTGTGATCCCAGGATTCAGCGGTCTGATGGTACTTTTG CGTTGGTTCTTGTGCCAACACATGAATTATGCATGCAGGTATATGAGATCTTGCAGAAGTTGTTGCATCGTTTTCACTGGATTGTTCCTGGATATATTATGGGAGGGGAAAGCAGGAACAAAGAGAAAGCTAGATTGCGAAAAG GTATATCTATTCTTGTTGCAACTCCTGGACGGCTTttggatcacctaaaaaatacATCATCATTCTTGCACACAAACCTGCGCTGGATAATTTTTGATGAAGCAGACAG AATTCTGGAGCTTGGATATGGTAAAGAGATTGAAGACATACTTAATATTCTGGgctcaaaacaacaaaaatctgTTGGCAAGGGTAACACAACTTCACAGATTTCTGAGGTTCAGAGACAAAATGTGTTGTTATCTGCTACATTAAACGAGAAAGTAAATCATCTCGCGGAAATTAGTTTAGATAACCCCGTGATGGTTGGGCTTGACAAGAAAATAGAGCTACAATTAACTCATCAAGACGTCAAACCAATGGAATTTAATGGGAATGATATATTAGGAAAAGATGGCAAACTACTGAGCTCTTCAACTGAAGAATATAAGCTTCCGACTCAGCTACTTCAGAGATATATTAAAG TCCCCTGTGGTTCACGGCTTGTAGTGCTTCTTGCAATTCTAAAACATCTGTTTGAGAAGGAACCTTCCCAGAAG GTTGTGGTGTTCTTTTCAACATGTGATGCTGTagattttcattattcattggTGAGTGGATTTCAGTGGCTCTCTCGTCAGCAATCAGATACAGATGTCAAACAGCTGTTTTTGAAATGCAACACATTTCGGTTACATGGGAATATGAATCACGAAGACAGAAGAACTACATTCCATGCTTTTAAAACAGAAAAATCAGCACTTCTGCTATCCACTGATGTTGCTGCTAGGGGCTTGGACTTTCCAAAAGTTAGGTGTATTATACAGTATGATCCTCCAGGAGAGGCAACTGAATATGTGCATCG GGTAGGAAGAACCGCTCGTATAGGTGAAAAGGGAGATTCCTTATTGTTCCTACAGCCAGTTGAAACTGATTACTTGCCTGGCTTAGAGAAACACGGGGTGACGCTAACAGAGTATCCCCTTCAGAAACTTTTGGATAGCTTTCCGTTGTTTGGTATCAGGTACCACCCGAAGAATTTTGTTTCAGTAGACACACATCCCTGGGTTGTTTCTCTGCAGAAAGCATTGGAATCCTTTACTTCATCAGAG ATTGCCCCTTTGTCTATGCTATGCTATTGCTAA
- the LOC109120756 gene encoding uncharacterized protein has protein sequence MGIVFTVSIISLGKRLIMLIYLPIRRYILRRDIRSRKLYLTPNAIVTRLVPFPCFGDLKEEKYVLLPSVADIAVEQGYLQSHCGVYSIRIENVGVRRSPSDDLQIQGIADALDFRKVVLTQLSNLRSKAFSRQASAVDDTLNLQIGLSCTTLMSPSRPISMIHYLILEMLHYYRSWKKLEVPLKRVQNLIEEHHLQTSEHAA, from the exons ATGGGTATTGTATTCACTGTATCTATTATTAGCTTGGGAAAAAGGCTAATCATGTTGATTTATTTGCCCATTCGGAGATACATTTTACGCCGGGACATCCGCTCCAGAAAACTTTATCTCACTCCAAACGCCATT GTAACAAGACTAGTTCCATTTCCATGTTTTGGGGATTTGAAGGAGGAGAAATATGTTTTATTGCCATCAGTTGCTGACAttgcagttgaacaag GGTACCTACAGTCCCATTGTGGGGTCTATTCGATAAGAATTGAAAATGTTGGTGTGAGAAGATCTCCGAGTGATGATCTCCAAATCCAAGGAATAGCGGATGCTCTTGATTTCAGGAAG GTTGTTCTAACGCAACTATCAAATCTCAGAAGTAAAGCATTCTCTAGACAAGCTTCAGCTGTTGATGACACTTTGAATTTGCAAATTGGTCTTTCCTGTACTACTTTG ATGTCCCCATCGAGACCCATCAGCATGATTCATTATCTCATTCTGGAGATGCTGCATTATTACAGAAGCTGGAAGAAGTTGGAAGTTCCGTTAAAG AGGGTTCAAAATCTGATTGAAGAACACCACCTTCAAACCTCAGAACATGCGGCATAA
- the LOC101245966 gene encoding DEAD-box ATP-dependent RNA helicase 17 isoform X1 — MELNLNKRKKQKTDNSSTGNSEVFASCTFESLGLHTTLCDQLKERLGFEAPTLVQAQAIPVILSGRHVLVNAATGTGKTVAYLAPVIHQLQKCDPRIQRSDGTFALVLVPTHELCMQVYEILQKLLHRFHWIVPGYIMGGESRNKEKARLRKGISILVATPGRLLDHLKNTSSFLHTNLRWIIFDEADRILELGYGKEIEDILNILGSKQQKSVGKGNTTSQISEVQRQNVLLSATLNEKVNHLAEISLDNPVMVGLDKKIELQLTHQDVKPMEFNGNDILGKDGKLLSSSTEEYKLPTQLLQRYIKVPCGSRLVVLLAILKHLFEKEPSQKVVVFFSTCDAVDFHYSLVSGFQWLSRQQSDTDVKQLFLKCNTFRLHGNMNHEDRRTTFHAFKTEKSALLLSTDVAARGLDFPKVRCIIQYDPPGEATEYVHRVGRTARIGEKGDSLLFLQPVETDYLPGLEKHGVTLTEYPLQKLLDSFPLFGIRYHPKNFVSVDTHPWVVSLQKALESFTSSELKMKKIAQNAFCSWVRAYTAHRGELKGIFMVKKLHLGHVARSFALKEQPSLVNKSLQKQTKKRMRDQKQTNVSKKRKVGKR, encoded by the exons ATGGAGCTAAACCTTAACAAGAGGAAAAAGCAAAAGACTGACAACAGCTCAACCGGCAACTCTGAGGTTTTCGCTTCTTGCACTTTCGAAAGTCTCGGTCTTCACACTACCTTATGCGATCAGCTCAAAG AGAGGCTTGGATTCGAGGCTCCAACTCTTGTTCAAGCTCAAGCAATTCCTGTTATACTCTCTGGTCGACATGT GCTAGTGAATGCGGCTACCGGAACGGGGAAAACTGTGGCTTATTTGGCTCCAGTAATTCATCAGTTGCAGAAGTGTGATCCCAGGATTCAGCGGTCTGATGGTACTTTTG CGTTGGTTCTTGTGCCAACACATGAATTATGCATGCAGGTATATGAGATCTTGCAGAAGTTGTTGCATCGTTTTCACTGGATTGTTCCTGGATATATTATGGGAGGGGAAAGCAGGAACAAAGAGAAAGCTAGATTGCGAAAAG GTATATCTATTCTTGTTGCAACTCCTGGACGGCTTttggatcacctaaaaaatacATCATCATTCTTGCACACAAACCTGCGCTGGATAATTTTTGATGAAGCAGACAG AATTCTGGAGCTTGGATATGGTAAAGAGATTGAAGACATACTTAATATTCTGGgctcaaaacaacaaaaatctgTTGGCAAGGGTAACACAACTTCACAGATTTCTGAGGTTCAGAGACAAAATGTGTTGTTATCTGCTACATTAAACGAGAAAGTAAATCATCTCGCGGAAATTAGTTTAGATAACCCCGTGATGGTTGGGCTTGACAAGAAAATAGAGCTACAATTAACTCATCAAGACGTCAAACCAATGGAATTTAATGGGAATGATATATTAGGAAAAGATGGCAAACTACTGAGCTCTTCAACTGAAGAATATAAGCTTCCGACTCAGCTACTTCAGAGATATATTAAAG TCCCCTGTGGTTCACGGCTTGTAGTGCTTCTTGCAATTCTAAAACATCTGTTTGAGAAGGAACCTTCCCAGAAG GTTGTGGTGTTCTTTTCAACATGTGATGCTGTagattttcattattcattggTGAGTGGATTTCAGTGGCTCTCTCGTCAGCAATCAGATACAGATGTCAAACAGCTGTTTTTGAAATGCAACACATTTCGGTTACATGGGAATATGAATCACGAAGACAGAAGAACTACATTCCATGCTTTTAAAACAGAAAAATCAGCACTTCTGCTATCCACTGATGTTGCTGCTAGGGGCTTGGACTTTCCAAAAGTTAGGTGTATTATACAGTATGATCCTCCAGGAGAGGCAACTGAATATGTGCATCG GGTAGGAAGAACCGCTCGTATAGGTGAAAAGGGAGATTCCTTATTGTTCCTACAGCCAGTTGAAACTGATTACTTGCCTGGCTTAGAGAAACACGGGGTGACGCTAACAGAGTATCCCCTTCAGAAACTTTTGGATAGCTTTCCGTTGTTTGGTATCAGGTACCACCCGAAGAATTTTGTTTCAGTAGACACACATCCCTGGGTTGTTTCTCTGCAGAAAGCATTGGAATCCTTTACTTCATCAGAG ttaaagatgaagaaaataGCACAGAATGCATTTTGCTCATGGGTTCGTGCTTACACTGCCCATCGTGGTGAACTTAAAGGAATTTTTATGGTGAAGAAACTTCACTTGGGGCATGTGGCAAGAAGTTTTGCATTGAAGGAGCAGCCGTCATTGGTTAATAAATCCCTCcaaaaacaaacaaagaaaaggATGAGAGACCAGAAACAGACAAACGtatcaaaaaagagaaaagtcgGAAAAAGATGA